The Alosa sapidissima isolate fAloSap1 chromosome 8, fAloSap1.pri, whole genome shotgun sequence genome contains a region encoding:
- the polk gene encoding DNA polymerase kappa isoform X2 → MLAMNMPIIKSRGMEEHAQDGPSGPSATADDDEGILSRMGLNDNKAGMEGLDREKINKIILETSKGSKFYENELKKERQVNQRIEKMMEQKARITEQHLKTAQAQVDKMTSELERRRKLGRVIVHVDMDAFYAAVEMRDCPELKDKPMAVGSMSMLSTSNYHARRFGVRAAMPGFIAKKLCPQLVIVPLNFDKYRAVSTQVREVFADYDPNFLPMSLDEAYLDMTDHLEQRRSWPESKRTHYTSASKTEAGKDGEPPQAASEVEDLSPVLFDDSLTEFGQVPDQLGSAEVFGTSAEEAVREMRFRIEQKTSLTASAGIAPNTMLAKVCSDKNKPNGQYRIPSDHQAVIDFIQDLPVRKVPGIGKVTEKMLGALDVHTCSQLGQRMALLSLLFSETSWHHFLQISLGLGSTHIERDGERKSMSTERTFGEMSDVEEQMSLCKELCEDLAQDLLKEGLKGKTVTLKLKNVSFVVKQRASTLQCAVSSAEEIFAAAKELLRVEIDAVKPEPLRLRLMGVRVSGFVGSDDKRAQQKSIMGFLQSGGGGDLRKVGEPKPRANPVPAPAPSKAPSATPGAPRALSWGRGGEPGAPQQQSFFQRAQAQRQRLQAAHGQATEEVSEGSSRSFGSYLTTDDPVFTCTPSVGAATSSHIEAKRDQATAVQSALSTSDPVSTSATRSAAGRSSALAAITVSDSPPCTSASVSTSTRAAQQSLTCPVCFQDMQTTDLEVFNRHIDACLSTGQPESCLIREEDMLDEDSRDCPVRLYSKDADTTNAIRCSTPDAVNGEAVWHDDQEGNRKSGLLEKSSSVGVPSLVPVPADESLAILGDATPALMCPVCCQPQSTRDLAVFNRHVDVCLNREALQELQGGAPTTMSQLHAPPTSQPRGRGQPMQRAANSRGKSKRSGSPPPPPSKKSKAAAPRNTIDRFFR, encoded by the exons ATGCTGGCGATGAATATGCCAATAATTA AGAGCAGAGGCATGGAGGAACATGCACAAGACGGACCGTCTGGTCCCTCCGCAAccgctgatgatgatgagggtATCCTATCTAGGATGGGCCTCAACGACAACAAAGCTGGGATGGAGGGACTTGACAGGGAGAAAATTAACAAAATCATCCTTGAAACGTCGAAG GGCTCCAAATTCTACGAGAATGAGTTGAAAAAAGAGCGTCAGGTAAACCAGCGCATTGAGAAGATGATGGAGCAGAAAGCGAGGATCACTGAGCAGCATCTGAAGACAGCACAAGCTCAG GTGGACAAGATGACTTCTGAACTAGAGAGAAGACGGAAGCTAGGTCGGGTGATTGTGCATGTGGACATGGATGCCTTCTACGCGGCTGTGGAGATGAGGGATTGCCCAGAGCTGAAGGACAAGCCCATGGCTGTGGGCTCTATGAGCATGCTG TCCACTTCCAACTATCATGCCAGGCGGTTTGGTGTGCGGGCAGCTATGCCAGGCTTCATTGCTAAAAAGCTCTGTCCACAACTGGTCATTGTTCCACTGAATTTTGACAAGTATCGAGCTGTGAGCACACAG GTGCGTGAGGTTTTTGCGGACTACGACCCAAACTTCCTGCCGATGAGTCTGGACGAAGCTTACCTGGACATGACTGACCACTTGGAGCAGAGGCGCAGCTGGCCAGAGTCCAAGAGGACACACTATACCAGCGCAAGCAAGACTGAAG CTGGTAAGGATGGAGAGCCCCCCCAGGCTGCCTCAGAAGTGGAGGACCTGTCCCCTGTTCTGTTTGATGACAGTCTCACTGAGTTTGGACAGGTTCCAGATCAGCTTGGCAGCGCGGAGGTGTTTGGGACCAGTGCAGAGGAGGCAGTGAGAGAGATGCGCTTCCGCATTGAGCAGAAAACATCTCTGACTGCCAGTGctg GTATTGCTCCCAACACAATGTTAGCTAAGGTTTGCAGTGACAAGAACAAGCCCAATGGTCAGTACAGAATCCCTTCAGATCACCAGGCAGTGATAGACTTCATCCAGGACCTCCCTGTCCGCAAG GTCCCAGGGATTGGCAAAGTGACCGAGAAGATGCTGGGTGCCCTGGACGTGCACACCTGTTCCCAACTCGGCCAGAGGATGGCGCTGCTGTCCCTGCTATTCTCCGAGACATCCTGGCACCACTTCCTGCAGATATCTCTGGGGCTTGGGTCCACGCACATCGAGAG GGACGGCGAGAGAAAAAGCATGAGCACTGAGAG gaccTTTGGTGAGATGAGTGACGTAGAGGAGCAGATGTCACTGTGTAAGGAGCTCTGTGAAGATCTGGCTCAGGACCTTCTGAAGGAGGGTCTGAAG GGCAAGACAGTGACTCTGAAGCTGAAGAACGTGAGCTTCGTGGTGAAGCAGCGGGCGTCCACGCTGCAGTGTGCTGTGTCCAGCGCTGAGGAGATCTTCGCCGCCGCCAAGGAGCTGCTCCGGGTGGAGATTGACGCCGTCAAACCGGAGCCCCTCAGGCTGAGGCTCATGG GTGTGCGAGTTTCTGGGTTTGTCGGCTCCGATGATAAGCGGGCCCAGCAGAAGAGCATTATGGGATTCCTGCagtcaggaggaggaggagacctCAGGAAAGTGGGCGAGCCAAAACCCAGAGCGAACCCAgtccctgcccctgccccctcCAAGGCTCCCTCTGCCACGCCTGGGGCCCCGCGGGCCCTGAGCTGGGGCCGAGGCGGGGAGCCCGGGGCCCCACAGCAGCAGTCCTTCTTCCAGAGGGCCCAAGCCCAGAGGCAGCGCTTGCAGGCAGCGCACGGGCAAGCAACCGAAGAGGTGTCCGAGGGATCCAGCCGCTCGTTTGGGTCGTACCTGACAACAGATGACCCGGTGTTCACCTGTACACCAAGTGTGGGCGCCGCCACGTCCAGTCACATAGAGGCCAAAAGGGACCAGGCCACCGCAGTGCAGTCAGCGTTATCTACTTCAGATCCTGTGTCCACGTCTGCCACCAGGAGCGCTGCTGGCCGTTCCTCTGCACTCGCCGCCATCACCGTCTCGGACTCTCCGCCGTGTACGTCAGCCTCGGTTTCCACGTCCACCCGCGCTGCCCAGCAGAGCCTCACCTGCCCCGTGTGCTTCCAGGACATGCAGACCACTGACCTGGAGGTCTTTAACCGCCACATAGACGCGTGCCTCAGCACTGGTCAGCCAGAGAGCTGCCTGATCCGTGAGGAGGACATGCTAGATGAAGACAGCCGAGATTGCCCAGTGCGACTATATTCCAAAGATGCAGACACCACCAACGCCATTCGTTGTTCCACACCAGACGCTGTCAATGGGGAGGCTGTTTGGCATGACGACCAAGAGGGGAACCGCAAATCCGGCCTCTTAGAGAAGTCCAGTTCCGTTGGCGTCCCCAGCCTGGTCCCGGTACCCGCGGATGAGTCCTTGGCCATTCTTGGCGACGCAACCCCCGCCCTGATGTGCCCAGTGTGCTGCCAGCCGCAGAGCACCCGCGACCTGGCCGTCTTCAACCGCCACGTGGACGTGTGTCTGAACCGCGAAGCGCTGCAGGAGCTGCAAGGAGGAGCCCCAACCACCATGTCTCAACTCCACGCGCCTCCAACCAGCCagcccagag GCAGAGGCCAGCCCATGCAGAGGGCTGCCAACTCCAGGGGAAAGAGCAAGAG ATCGGGATCTCCACCACCTCCCCCATCGAAGAAAAGCAAAGCAGCTGCTCCTAGAAACACCATTGACCGCTTCTTCAGATGA
- the polk gene encoding DNA polymerase kappa isoform X3, translated as MEEHAQDGPSGPSATADDDEGILSRMGLNDNKAGMEGLDREKINKIILETSKGSKFYENELKKERQVNQRIEKMMEQKARITEQHLKTAQAQVDKMTSELERRRKLGRVIVHVDMDAFYAAVEMRDCPELKDKPMAVGSMSMLSTSNYHARRFGVRAAMPGFIAKKLCPQLVIVPLNFDKYRAVSTQVREVFADYDPNFLPMSLDEAYLDMTDHLEQRRSWPESKRTHYTSASKTEAGKDGEPPQAASEVEDLSPVLFDDSLTEFGQVPDQLGSAEVFGTSAEEAVREMRFRIEQKTSLTASAGIAPNTMLAKVCSDKNKPNGQYRIPSDHQAVIDFIQDLPVRKVPGIGKVTEKMLGALDVHTCSQLGQRMALLSLLFSETSWHHFLQISLGLGSTHIERDGERKSMSTERTFGEMSDVEEQMSLCKELCEDLAQDLLKEGLKGKTVTLKLKNVSFVVKQRASTLQCAVSSAEEIFAAAKELLRVEIDAVKPEPLRLRLMGVRVSGFVGSDDKRAQQKSIMGFLQSGGGGDLRKVGEPKPRANPVPAPAPSKAPSATPGAPRALSWGRGGEPGAPQQQSFFQRAQAQRQRLQAAHGQATEEVSEGSSRSFGSYLTTDDPVFTCTPSVGAATSSHIEAKRDQATAVQSALSTSDPVSTSATRSAAGRSSALAAITVSDSPPCTSASVSTSTRAAQQSLTCPVCFQDMQTTDLEVFNRHIDACLSTGQPESCLIREEDMLDEDSRDCPVRLYSKDADTTNAIRCSTPDAVNGEAVWHDDQEGNRKSGLLEKSSSVGVPSLVPVPADESLAILGDATPALMCPVCCQPQSTRDLAVFNRHVDVCLNREALQELQGGAPTTMSQLHAPPTSQPRGRGQPMQRAANSRGKSKRSGSPPPPPSKKSKAAAPRNTIDRFFR; from the exons ATGGAGGAACATGCACAAGACGGACCGTCTGGTCCCTCCGCAAccgctgatgatgatgagggtATCCTATCTAGGATGGGCCTCAACGACAACAAAGCTGGGATGGAGGGACTTGACAGGGAGAAAATTAACAAAATCATCCTTGAAACGTCGAAG GGCTCCAAATTCTACGAGAATGAGTTGAAAAAAGAGCGTCAGGTAAACCAGCGCATTGAGAAGATGATGGAGCAGAAAGCGAGGATCACTGAGCAGCATCTGAAGACAGCACAAGCTCAG GTGGACAAGATGACTTCTGAACTAGAGAGAAGACGGAAGCTAGGTCGGGTGATTGTGCATGTGGACATGGATGCCTTCTACGCGGCTGTGGAGATGAGGGATTGCCCAGAGCTGAAGGACAAGCCCATGGCTGTGGGCTCTATGAGCATGCTG TCCACTTCCAACTATCATGCCAGGCGGTTTGGTGTGCGGGCAGCTATGCCAGGCTTCATTGCTAAAAAGCTCTGTCCACAACTGGTCATTGTTCCACTGAATTTTGACAAGTATCGAGCTGTGAGCACACAG GTGCGTGAGGTTTTTGCGGACTACGACCCAAACTTCCTGCCGATGAGTCTGGACGAAGCTTACCTGGACATGACTGACCACTTGGAGCAGAGGCGCAGCTGGCCAGAGTCCAAGAGGACACACTATACCAGCGCAAGCAAGACTGAAG CTGGTAAGGATGGAGAGCCCCCCCAGGCTGCCTCAGAAGTGGAGGACCTGTCCCCTGTTCTGTTTGATGACAGTCTCACTGAGTTTGGACAGGTTCCAGATCAGCTTGGCAGCGCGGAGGTGTTTGGGACCAGTGCAGAGGAGGCAGTGAGAGAGATGCGCTTCCGCATTGAGCAGAAAACATCTCTGACTGCCAGTGctg GTATTGCTCCCAACACAATGTTAGCTAAGGTTTGCAGTGACAAGAACAAGCCCAATGGTCAGTACAGAATCCCTTCAGATCACCAGGCAGTGATAGACTTCATCCAGGACCTCCCTGTCCGCAAG GTCCCAGGGATTGGCAAAGTGACCGAGAAGATGCTGGGTGCCCTGGACGTGCACACCTGTTCCCAACTCGGCCAGAGGATGGCGCTGCTGTCCCTGCTATTCTCCGAGACATCCTGGCACCACTTCCTGCAGATATCTCTGGGGCTTGGGTCCACGCACATCGAGAG GGACGGCGAGAGAAAAAGCATGAGCACTGAGAG gaccTTTGGTGAGATGAGTGACGTAGAGGAGCAGATGTCACTGTGTAAGGAGCTCTGTGAAGATCTGGCTCAGGACCTTCTGAAGGAGGGTCTGAAG GGCAAGACAGTGACTCTGAAGCTGAAGAACGTGAGCTTCGTGGTGAAGCAGCGGGCGTCCACGCTGCAGTGTGCTGTGTCCAGCGCTGAGGAGATCTTCGCCGCCGCCAAGGAGCTGCTCCGGGTGGAGATTGACGCCGTCAAACCGGAGCCCCTCAGGCTGAGGCTCATGG GTGTGCGAGTTTCTGGGTTTGTCGGCTCCGATGATAAGCGGGCCCAGCAGAAGAGCATTATGGGATTCCTGCagtcaggaggaggaggagacctCAGGAAAGTGGGCGAGCCAAAACCCAGAGCGAACCCAgtccctgcccctgccccctcCAAGGCTCCCTCTGCCACGCCTGGGGCCCCGCGGGCCCTGAGCTGGGGCCGAGGCGGGGAGCCCGGGGCCCCACAGCAGCAGTCCTTCTTCCAGAGGGCCCAAGCCCAGAGGCAGCGCTTGCAGGCAGCGCACGGGCAAGCAACCGAAGAGGTGTCCGAGGGATCCAGCCGCTCGTTTGGGTCGTACCTGACAACAGATGACCCGGTGTTCACCTGTACACCAAGTGTGGGCGCCGCCACGTCCAGTCACATAGAGGCCAAAAGGGACCAGGCCACCGCAGTGCAGTCAGCGTTATCTACTTCAGATCCTGTGTCCACGTCTGCCACCAGGAGCGCTGCTGGCCGTTCCTCTGCACTCGCCGCCATCACCGTCTCGGACTCTCCGCCGTGTACGTCAGCCTCGGTTTCCACGTCCACCCGCGCTGCCCAGCAGAGCCTCACCTGCCCCGTGTGCTTCCAGGACATGCAGACCACTGACCTGGAGGTCTTTAACCGCCACATAGACGCGTGCCTCAGCACTGGTCAGCCAGAGAGCTGCCTGATCCGTGAGGAGGACATGCTAGATGAAGACAGCCGAGATTGCCCAGTGCGACTATATTCCAAAGATGCAGACACCACCAACGCCATTCGTTGTTCCACACCAGACGCTGTCAATGGGGAGGCTGTTTGGCATGACGACCAAGAGGGGAACCGCAAATCCGGCCTCTTAGAGAAGTCCAGTTCCGTTGGCGTCCCCAGCCTGGTCCCGGTACCCGCGGATGAGTCCTTGGCCATTCTTGGCGACGCAACCCCCGCCCTGATGTGCCCAGTGTGCTGCCAGCCGCAGAGCACCCGCGACCTGGCCGTCTTCAACCGCCACGTGGACGTGTGTCTGAACCGCGAAGCGCTGCAGGAGCTGCAAGGAGGAGCCCCAACCACCATGTCTCAACTCCACGCGCCTCCAACCAGCCagcccagag GCAGAGGCCAGCCCATGCAGAGGGCTGCCAACTCCAGGGGAAAGAGCAAGAG ATCGGGATCTCCACCACCTCCCCCATCGAAGAAAAGCAAAGCAGCTGCTCCTAGAAACACCATTGACCGCTTCTTCAGATGA
- the polk gene encoding DNA polymerase kappa isoform X1, which translates to MVTLQHINFLTKSRGMEEHAQDGPSGPSATADDDEGILSRMGLNDNKAGMEGLDREKINKIILETSKGSKFYENELKKERQVNQRIEKMMEQKARITEQHLKTAQAQVDKMTSELERRRKLGRVIVHVDMDAFYAAVEMRDCPELKDKPMAVGSMSMLSTSNYHARRFGVRAAMPGFIAKKLCPQLVIVPLNFDKYRAVSTQVREVFADYDPNFLPMSLDEAYLDMTDHLEQRRSWPESKRTHYTSASKTEAGKDGEPPQAASEVEDLSPVLFDDSLTEFGQVPDQLGSAEVFGTSAEEAVREMRFRIEQKTSLTASAGIAPNTMLAKVCSDKNKPNGQYRIPSDHQAVIDFIQDLPVRKVPGIGKVTEKMLGALDVHTCSQLGQRMALLSLLFSETSWHHFLQISLGLGSTHIERDGERKSMSTERTFGEMSDVEEQMSLCKELCEDLAQDLLKEGLKGKTVTLKLKNVSFVVKQRASTLQCAVSSAEEIFAAAKELLRVEIDAVKPEPLRLRLMGVRVSGFVGSDDKRAQQKSIMGFLQSGGGGDLRKVGEPKPRANPVPAPAPSKAPSATPGAPRALSWGRGGEPGAPQQQSFFQRAQAQRQRLQAAHGQATEEVSEGSSRSFGSYLTTDDPVFTCTPSVGAATSSHIEAKRDQATAVQSALSTSDPVSTSATRSAAGRSSALAAITVSDSPPCTSASVSTSTRAAQQSLTCPVCFQDMQTTDLEVFNRHIDACLSTGQPESCLIREEDMLDEDSRDCPVRLYSKDADTTNAIRCSTPDAVNGEAVWHDDQEGNRKSGLLEKSSSVGVPSLVPVPADESLAILGDATPALMCPVCCQPQSTRDLAVFNRHVDVCLNREALQELQGGAPTTMSQLHAPPTSQPRGRGQPMQRAANSRGKSKRSGSPPPPPSKKSKAAAPRNTIDRFFR; encoded by the exons ATGGTGACGTTACAACATATTAACTTCTTAACAA AGAGCAGAGGCATGGAGGAACATGCACAAGACGGACCGTCTGGTCCCTCCGCAAccgctgatgatgatgagggtATCCTATCTAGGATGGGCCTCAACGACAACAAAGCTGGGATGGAGGGACTTGACAGGGAGAAAATTAACAAAATCATCCTTGAAACGTCGAAG GGCTCCAAATTCTACGAGAATGAGTTGAAAAAAGAGCGTCAGGTAAACCAGCGCATTGAGAAGATGATGGAGCAGAAAGCGAGGATCACTGAGCAGCATCTGAAGACAGCACAAGCTCAG GTGGACAAGATGACTTCTGAACTAGAGAGAAGACGGAAGCTAGGTCGGGTGATTGTGCATGTGGACATGGATGCCTTCTACGCGGCTGTGGAGATGAGGGATTGCCCAGAGCTGAAGGACAAGCCCATGGCTGTGGGCTCTATGAGCATGCTG TCCACTTCCAACTATCATGCCAGGCGGTTTGGTGTGCGGGCAGCTATGCCAGGCTTCATTGCTAAAAAGCTCTGTCCACAACTGGTCATTGTTCCACTGAATTTTGACAAGTATCGAGCTGTGAGCACACAG GTGCGTGAGGTTTTTGCGGACTACGACCCAAACTTCCTGCCGATGAGTCTGGACGAAGCTTACCTGGACATGACTGACCACTTGGAGCAGAGGCGCAGCTGGCCAGAGTCCAAGAGGACACACTATACCAGCGCAAGCAAGACTGAAG CTGGTAAGGATGGAGAGCCCCCCCAGGCTGCCTCAGAAGTGGAGGACCTGTCCCCTGTTCTGTTTGATGACAGTCTCACTGAGTTTGGACAGGTTCCAGATCAGCTTGGCAGCGCGGAGGTGTTTGGGACCAGTGCAGAGGAGGCAGTGAGAGAGATGCGCTTCCGCATTGAGCAGAAAACATCTCTGACTGCCAGTGctg GTATTGCTCCCAACACAATGTTAGCTAAGGTTTGCAGTGACAAGAACAAGCCCAATGGTCAGTACAGAATCCCTTCAGATCACCAGGCAGTGATAGACTTCATCCAGGACCTCCCTGTCCGCAAG GTCCCAGGGATTGGCAAAGTGACCGAGAAGATGCTGGGTGCCCTGGACGTGCACACCTGTTCCCAACTCGGCCAGAGGATGGCGCTGCTGTCCCTGCTATTCTCCGAGACATCCTGGCACCACTTCCTGCAGATATCTCTGGGGCTTGGGTCCACGCACATCGAGAG GGACGGCGAGAGAAAAAGCATGAGCACTGAGAG gaccTTTGGTGAGATGAGTGACGTAGAGGAGCAGATGTCACTGTGTAAGGAGCTCTGTGAAGATCTGGCTCAGGACCTTCTGAAGGAGGGTCTGAAG GGCAAGACAGTGACTCTGAAGCTGAAGAACGTGAGCTTCGTGGTGAAGCAGCGGGCGTCCACGCTGCAGTGTGCTGTGTCCAGCGCTGAGGAGATCTTCGCCGCCGCCAAGGAGCTGCTCCGGGTGGAGATTGACGCCGTCAAACCGGAGCCCCTCAGGCTGAGGCTCATGG GTGTGCGAGTTTCTGGGTTTGTCGGCTCCGATGATAAGCGGGCCCAGCAGAAGAGCATTATGGGATTCCTGCagtcaggaggaggaggagacctCAGGAAAGTGGGCGAGCCAAAACCCAGAGCGAACCCAgtccctgcccctgccccctcCAAGGCTCCCTCTGCCACGCCTGGGGCCCCGCGGGCCCTGAGCTGGGGCCGAGGCGGGGAGCCCGGGGCCCCACAGCAGCAGTCCTTCTTCCAGAGGGCCCAAGCCCAGAGGCAGCGCTTGCAGGCAGCGCACGGGCAAGCAACCGAAGAGGTGTCCGAGGGATCCAGCCGCTCGTTTGGGTCGTACCTGACAACAGATGACCCGGTGTTCACCTGTACACCAAGTGTGGGCGCCGCCACGTCCAGTCACATAGAGGCCAAAAGGGACCAGGCCACCGCAGTGCAGTCAGCGTTATCTACTTCAGATCCTGTGTCCACGTCTGCCACCAGGAGCGCTGCTGGCCGTTCCTCTGCACTCGCCGCCATCACCGTCTCGGACTCTCCGCCGTGTACGTCAGCCTCGGTTTCCACGTCCACCCGCGCTGCCCAGCAGAGCCTCACCTGCCCCGTGTGCTTCCAGGACATGCAGACCACTGACCTGGAGGTCTTTAACCGCCACATAGACGCGTGCCTCAGCACTGGTCAGCCAGAGAGCTGCCTGATCCGTGAGGAGGACATGCTAGATGAAGACAGCCGAGATTGCCCAGTGCGACTATATTCCAAAGATGCAGACACCACCAACGCCATTCGTTGTTCCACACCAGACGCTGTCAATGGGGAGGCTGTTTGGCATGACGACCAAGAGGGGAACCGCAAATCCGGCCTCTTAGAGAAGTCCAGTTCCGTTGGCGTCCCCAGCCTGGTCCCGGTACCCGCGGATGAGTCCTTGGCCATTCTTGGCGACGCAACCCCCGCCCTGATGTGCCCAGTGTGCTGCCAGCCGCAGAGCACCCGCGACCTGGCCGTCTTCAACCGCCACGTGGACGTGTGTCTGAACCGCGAAGCGCTGCAGGAGCTGCAAGGAGGAGCCCCAACCACCATGTCTCAACTCCACGCGCCTCCAACCAGCCagcccagag GCAGAGGCCAGCCCATGCAGAGGGCTGCCAACTCCAGGGGAAAGAGCAAGAG ATCGGGATCTCCACCACCTCCCCCATCGAAGAAAAGCAAAGCAGCTGCTCCTAGAAACACCATTGACCGCTTCTTCAGATGA